In a single window of the Candoia aspera isolate rCanAsp1 chromosome 14, rCanAsp1.hap2, whole genome shotgun sequence genome:
- the AXIN1 gene encoding axin-1 — translation MSAPEKAFPLDLGEGFTEDAPRPPVPGEEGELVSADPRTAGHGFSAGKGEAGKAETSTATPRRPDLDLGYEPEGSASPTPPYLRWAESLHSLLDDQDGIHLFRTFLKHESCADLLDFWFACSGFRKLAPCDSNEEKRLKLAKAIYKKYILDGNGIVSRQVKPATKSFIKDCVLKQLIDPAMFDQAQMEIQSTIEENTYPLFLKSDIYLEYTRTGGESPKVHSDQSSGSGTGKGLPGYLPTLNEDEEWKCEQDLAEGEEGQAVAAANPESAASSSLAQQLLLETTARRAPTSRHCSEEREFRHGPWREAVHPYYVNTGYALAPVTSANDSEQHSMSSDADTMSLTDSSLDGVPPYRLRKQHRREMQESAKANGRVPLPHIPRTYRMPKDIHVEPQKFAAELINRLEEVLRDREAEAKLEERLKRVRAEEEGEDTDLHLGPSLLSHKLAPPQLLPHFAPRYAELQLRDAHEENPESILDEHVQRVMKTPGCQSPKPRSPDSGLVGKLHSLMGSVPLGHGKHASKSGPKLETANLYHHKHIYHHVVHHHGGLKAKETPEEATSQRVQGPFAWSVDPHSYSTKSRAYGESMSLAPGPLDALAYSGKAGLLSKRNAKKSDPGKSDGTSYDVPGSPEDLERNQKIMQWIIEGEKEISRHRKTTHSSSGTKKLPAHDPPRPIPIDRPVPVHPWIALRNAVQPSHPFVQDPAMPPNPAPSPLTQLEEARRRLEEEEKRIGKPAAKQRTKALKRLGGGGFSQPCENIVVAYYFCGEPIPYRTLVKGRVVTLGQFKELLTKKGNYRYYFKKVSDEFDCGVVFEEVQEEDAVLPIFEEKIIGKVEKID, via the exons ATGAGCGCCCCGGAGAAAGCGTTCCCGCTGGACCTCGGGGAGGGCTTCACCGAGGACGCCCCCAGGCCCCCGGTCCCCGGGGAGGAGGGCGAACTCGTCTCCGCGGACCCGCGGACCGCCGGCCACGGCTTTTCTGCCGGGAAGGGCGAGGCGGGGAAAGCCGAAACGTCCACCGCCACCCCGCGGCGCCCGGACCTCGACCTGGGCTACGAGCCGGAGGGCAGCGCTTCCCCGACACCGCCCTACCTGCGCTGGGCAGAGTCGTTGCATTCCCTGCTGGACGACCAGGACGGCATCCACCTTTTCCGTACCTTTCTCAAGCACGAGAGCTGCGCAGATTTGCTGGACTTCTGGTTTGCCTGCAGCGGCTTCCGGAAGTTGGCGCCCTGCGACTCCAACGAGGAGAAAAGGTTGAAGCTGGCCAAAGCCATCTACAAGAAGTACATTCTTGACGGCAACGGGATCGTGTCCCGGCAGGTCAAGCCGGCCACTAAAAGCTTTATCAAAGACTGCGTTCTGAAGCAACTCATTGACCCAGCCATGTTCGACCAGGCGCAGATGGAAATCCAATCCACGATTGAGGAGAACACGTACCCCTTGTTCCTGAAGTCGGATATTTATTTGGAGTACACAAGGACGGGTGGGGAGAGCCCGAAGGTGCACAGCGATCAGAGCTCGGGGTCCGGGACCGGGAAGGGCCTGCCCGGGTACCTGCCCACTTTGAACGAGGATGAGGAGTGGAAATGTGAGCAGGACCTTGCTGAAGGCGAGGAGGGACAGGCGGTGGCTGCAGCCAATCCAGAGTCTGCTGCCTCCAGCAGCTTAGCCCAGCAGCTCCTTCTGGAGACAACTGCCCGGCGAGCCCCCACGTCTAGGCACTGCAGCGAGGAGAGGGAGTTCAG GCATGGGCCTTGGAGAGAGGCAGTGCACCCGTATTATGTCAACACCGGCTATGCCTTGGCACCAGTCACCAGCGCTAATGACAGTGAGCAGCACAGCATGTCCAGTGATGCTGACACCATGTCGCTGACTGATAGCAGCCT AGACGGGGTTCCCCCTTACCGGCTGCGGAAGCAGCATCGCAGAGAGATGCAAGAAAGCGCCAAAGCAAATGGACGTGTGCCACTACCTCACATTCCG CGTACTTACCGAATGCCAAAGGACATCCATGTTGAACCCCAGAAATTTGCTGCTGAGCTCATCAACCGCCTTGAGGAGGTATTGAGGGACCGGGAAGCAGAGGCCAAGTTAGAGGAGCGCTTGAAGCGGGTCCGAGCG gaggaagaaggggaagacacAGACCTCCACTTGGGTCCGTCCCTCCTGAGCCACAAGCTGGCCCCCCCACAGCTCTTGCCTCACTTTGCCCCCCGCTATGCTGAGCTGCAACTGCGCGATGCTCACGAAGAGAACCCAGAGAGCATTCTGGATGAGCATGTGCAACGGGTGATGAAAACGCCTGGCTGCCAATCCCCCAAGCCCCGATCTCCTGATAGCGGGCTGGTTGGCAAGCTGCACAGCCTGATGGGGTCCGTCCCACTGGGCCATGGCAAGCATGCCAGCAAGTCAGGGCCAAAGCTGGAGACGGCCAACCTCTATCACCACAAGCACATTTACCACCACGTGGTCCATCACCATGGCGGTCTGAAGGCCAAGGAGACGCCGGAGGAGGCAACCAGCCAGCGCGTGCAGGGCCCTTTCGCCTGGAGTGTTGATCCTCACAGCTACTCTACAAAGTCGCGGGCCTACGGGGAGAGCATGAGCCTGGCCCCAGGCCCTCTGGATGCCTTGGCCTACAG CGGGAAGGCTGGCTTGCTCTCAAAGCGGAATGCCAAGAAGTCGGATCCAGGGAAAAGTGATGGCACCAGCTATGATGTGCCTGGCTCTCCAGAAGACCTAGAAAGGAACCAAAAGATCATGCAGTGGATCATAGAAGGTGAAAAGGAGATCAGCAGGCACCGGAAGACAACCCACAG CTCTTCGGGCACAAAGAAGTTGCCGGCTCACGACCCGCCCCGCCCAATCCCCATCGACCGCCCCGTGCCTGTGCACCCCTGGATCGCGCTCCGGAATGCCGTGCAGCCATCCCACCCCTTCGTCCAGGACCCAGCCATGCCCcccaaccccgcccccagccccctGACACAGCTGGAGGAGGCCCGACGgcggctggaggaggaggagaagaggatcGGCAAGCCGGCTGCCAAGCAGAG AACAAAAGCACTGAAGAGGCTGGGTGGCGGCGGCTTCTCCCAGCCCTGTGAGAATATCGTCGTGGCGTACTACTTCTGCGGGGAGCCGATCCCCTACCGCACCCTCGTCAAAGGCCGGGTGGTCACGTTGGGCCAGTTCAAGGAATTGCTGACCAAGAAGGGAAACTACAG GTATTACTTCAAGAAAGTCAGTGATGAGTTTGACTGTGGAGTGGTGTTTGAAGAAGTTCAGGAGGAGGATGCTGTCCTGCCCATCTTTGAAGAGAAGATAATTGGGAAGGTGGAGAAGATCGATtaa
- the MRPL28 gene encoding large ribosomal subunit protein bL28m, giving the protein MPLHKVPPRLWESLRLQRGIFARLPSHYLRALREGAAAPTPAVHWRPPAGDYARRPGTFEGVRQQAVPVPVYYPPESQEGLWGGEGWVVGYRYAHDEKLSRRVKKVWKPQIFYREFYSEILNKTLRTAVTVRTLDQIDKAFGFDFYILKTPKSELCSKLGMDLKRTLLLRLARHDPSLYPDDPAKREAVYNKYKEFVIPEEEAEWIGLSLEEAVEKQRVLEKREPVPLFQVYAEELVQHLQKQQKF; this is encoded by the exons ATGCCCCTGCACAAGGTGCCGCCGCGGCTGTGGGAGTCGCTGCGCTTGCAGCGCGGCATCTTCGCCCGGCTGCCGTCCCACTACTTGCGGGCCCTGCGCGAGGGCGCCGCCGCGCCGACCCCCGCCGTCCACTGGAGACCGCCCGCTGGCGATTACGCGCGCCGCCCGGGCACCTTCGAGGGCGTGCGGCAGCAGGCAGTGCCCGTGCCGGTCTACTACCCGCCCGAGAGCCAGGAGGGGCTGTGGGGCGGCGAGGGTTGGGTGGTGGGCTACCGCTACGCCCACGACGAGAAG CTCTCCCGGCGGGTGAAGAAGGTCTGGAAGCCGCAGATTTTCTACCGCGAATTCTACAGCGAGATCCTGAACAAGACATTGCGAACTGCCGTCACCGTGAGGACGCTGGACCAGATCGACAAAGCTTTTGGCTTTGACTTCTATATCTTAAAG ACCCCGAAGTCTGAACTGTGTTCCAAGTTGGGGATGGACCTGAAGCGCACCTTGCTTTTGAGACTGGCACGCCACGACCCTTCTCTCTACCCAGATGATCCAGCCAAGAGAGAGGCCGTTTATAACAAATACAAG GAGTTTGTGATTCCAGAAGAGGAGGCTGAATGGATTGGACTGAGTCTGGAGGAAGCTGTAGAAAAGCAGAGGGTCCTGGAGAAGAGG GAGCCTGTTCCCCTGTTCCAAGTTTATGCAGAAGAACTCGTCCAGCACCTCCAAAAACAGCAGAAGTTTTAA